From Amycolatopsis sp. YIM 10, the proteins below share one genomic window:
- a CDS encoding TetR/AcrR family transcriptional regulator, with protein MRRNQARRAALVDATIEVLAREGARGLTFRAVDAEAGVPVGTASNYFANRDDLLTQAGQRIHLRLGPGADEIDEIMRAPRDRELVNRLMRDIVRRLSDGRENYLALLELRLEATRRPELQATLTETLKANLAENINFHLEAGLPGDRDTVLLLYLAMTGLVVEHLTLPEVLAPFPLDDLIETLVDRVTPATTGRAVANAAADTE; from the coding sequence ATGCGGCGCAACCAGGCCAGGCGAGCGGCGCTCGTCGACGCGACCATCGAAGTACTGGCGCGGGAAGGCGCGCGCGGACTGACCTTCCGCGCGGTCGACGCGGAGGCCGGGGTCCCGGTCGGTACCGCGTCCAACTACTTCGCCAACCGCGACGACCTGCTCACCCAGGCCGGCCAGCGCATTCATCTTCGACTGGGGCCCGGAGCCGACGAAATCGACGAGATCATGCGAGCCCCGCGCGACCGCGAACTGGTCAACCGCCTGATGCGCGACATCGTGCGGCGCCTCTCCGACGGCCGCGAGAACTACCTCGCGCTGCTCGAACTCCGACTCGAAGCGACGCGCCGCCCCGAACTGCAGGCCACGCTGACCGAGACGCTCAAGGCGAACCTGGCCGAGAACATCAACTTCCACCTCGAAGCCGGACTGCCCGGCGACCGCGACACCGTGCTGCTGCTCTACCTGGCGATGACCGGCCTGGTGGTGGAACACCTGACGCTGCCGGAGGTGCTCGCCCCCTTTCCACTGGACGACCTCATCGAAACGCTGGTAGACCGCGTCACCCCGGCAACAACCGGACGCGCGGTGGCCAATGCCGCCGCCGACACGGAATAG
- a CDS encoding protein kinase yields METIGEGPVAVVYADGGSALKTFPAPLDRQTRADLDGELAALRTLGDARPILVPDGVEVLPDGKPALRMERCVQSLAQLVARNGPLSAEDTVTIGLTLSAALATAHQAGIVHGGVHPGNLLFRDTGEPLVADFGVVLRAAFPRDVLPWLEFTAPETVRDGTADEATDLYGLGAVLRFALTGEPPFRFQPGEQDGERVLKVLHVDPEPVQDEQLGALLGRLLAKDPDDRPDSAAAVTEELSWLREPELPRTPIKVIGPPPAKRQAPADRHGKLGLILGIAAALALLAAAPILLLSQRASTPPQAEMGAAQLPPLVPTPSKEPQLTLDEPVDLGDTVKLTWSSPEVLDFAVVIAPADQPNRTVYAERKHTLEVPVSRDLPYCFAIQGTNGAQTVETPPRPIRGATCKT; encoded by the coding sequence ATGGAAACGATCGGCGAGGGCCCGGTCGCGGTGGTGTACGCCGACGGCGGCAGCGCGCTGAAGACCTTCCCGGCACCGCTGGACCGGCAGACCCGCGCGGACCTGGACGGCGAACTGGCCGCCCTCCGCACCCTCGGCGACGCCAGGCCGATCCTGGTGCCCGACGGTGTCGAGGTGCTGCCGGACGGCAAGCCCGCGCTGCGGATGGAGCGCTGCGTGCAGTCGCTGGCCCAGCTCGTCGCACGCAACGGCCCGCTGTCGGCCGAGGACACCGTCACCATCGGGCTGACCCTCTCGGCCGCGCTGGCCACCGCGCACCAGGCCGGGATCGTGCACGGCGGGGTGCACCCCGGCAACCTGCTCTTCCGCGACACGGGCGAGCCGCTGGTCGCCGACTTCGGTGTGGTGCTGCGGGCCGCCTTCCCTCGCGACGTGCTGCCCTGGCTGGAGTTCACCGCACCGGAGACCGTGCGCGACGGCACCGCCGACGAAGCCACCGACCTGTACGGCCTCGGCGCGGTGCTGCGGTTCGCGCTGACCGGCGAGCCGCCGTTCCGCTTCCAGCCCGGTGAGCAGGACGGCGAGCGCGTGCTCAAGGTGCTGCACGTGGACCCGGAACCGGTTCAGGACGAGCAGCTCGGCGCGTTGCTCGGCCGCCTGCTGGCGAAGGATCCCGATGACCGGCCGGACAGCGCGGCCGCGGTCACCGAGGAGCTGTCGTGGCTGCGTGAACCGGAACTGCCGCGGACGCCGATCAAGGTGATCGGGCCGCCCCCGGCGAAACGCCAGGCACCGGCGGACCGCCACGGCAAGCTCGGCCTGATCCTCGGCATCGCCGCGGCGCTCGCCCTGCTCGCCGCGGCGCCGATCCTGTTGCTGTCCCAGCGTGCGAGCACCCCACCGCAGGCGGAGATGGGTGCGGCGCAACTGCCGCCGCTGGTGCCCACGCCGTCCAAGGAGCCGCAGCTCACCCTCGACGAGCCGGTCGACCTCGGGGACACCGTGAAGCTGACCTGGTCGAGCCCGGAGGTGCTGGACTTCGCCGTGGTGATCGCGCCGGCCGACCAGCCCAACCGCACGGTCTACGCCGAGCGCAAGCACACGCTCGAAGTGCCGGTGTCGCGCGATCTCCCCTACTGCTTCGCCATCCAGGGCACAAACGGCGCGCAAACGGTGGAAACCCCGCCAAGGCCGATCCGCGGGGCCACCTGCAAAACCTAG
- a CDS encoding ABC transporter permease, whose amino-acid sequence MTGMTTTDHGVRWLLADSWTLTQRGFAHWARNPGPIIFGLLFNVLIVLMFAFLFGGAMQVPGGGDYREFLLPGMFVMTMLFGVGMTAAAVLADVERGVTDRFRAMPMASASVLVGRAVADLVLAAVTLVVMVLAGLAIGWSAHGSPGDTATAFALILLLRFALIWVGVYIGLSLRGPEAMTGVQTLEFPVGFLSSAFVSPGTMPGWLGAIAEWNPLSATSTAIRELFGNPGVTGDSWVVRHAAEMALAWPLILLAVFLPLSVRAYRRLSR is encoded by the coding sequence ATGACCGGTATGACCACCACGGACCACGGTGTCCGCTGGCTGCTCGCCGACAGCTGGACCCTGACCCAGCGCGGTTTCGCGCACTGGGCGCGCAATCCGGGGCCGATCATCTTCGGCCTGCTGTTCAACGTGCTGATCGTGCTGATGTTCGCCTTCCTGTTCGGCGGCGCGATGCAGGTCCCCGGTGGCGGGGACTACCGCGAGTTCCTGCTGCCCGGCATGTTCGTGATGACCATGCTGTTCGGGGTCGGCATGACCGCCGCCGCGGTGCTCGCCGACGTCGAGCGGGGGGTCACCGACCGGTTCCGCGCGATGCCTATGGCCTCGGCCTCGGTGCTGGTCGGGCGGGCCGTCGCGGATCTGGTGCTGGCGGCGGTCACCCTGGTGGTGATGGTGCTGGCGGGGCTGGCCATCGGCTGGTCCGCGCACGGCTCACCGGGTGACACGGCGACCGCCTTCGCGCTGATCCTGTTGCTGCGCTTCGCGTTGATCTGGGTCGGTGTCTACATCGGACTGTCGTTGCGCGGGCCGGAGGCGATGACCGGCGTGCAGACGCTGGAATTCCCGGTGGGTTTCCTGTCCAGCGCCTTCGTCTCGCCGGGCACCATGCCGGGCTGGCTCGGTGCGATCGCCGAGTGGAACCCGCTGTCGGCCACCTCGACCGCGATCCGCGAACTGTTCGGGAATCCCGGCGTGACCGGGGATTCGTGGGTGGTCCGGCACGCCGCGGAAATGGCGCTGGCCTGGCCGCTGATCCTGCTCGCGGTGTTCCTGCCGCTGTCGGTCCGCGCGTACCGGCGGCTCAGCCGGTAG
- a CDS encoding ATP-binding cassette domain-containing protein: MSSDEFAVQADGLRKRYGDKLALDGFDLRVPRGSVCGLLGPNGAGKTTSVRILATLVRLDGGQARVGGFDVATEAHRVRRTIGLVGQHAAVDEVLSGHQNLVMFARLHHLDRRAAQRRAVELLTRFGLADTGNKPVKSYSGGMRRRLDLAASMILAPAVLFLDEPTVGLDPRGRNEVWEAVRELVADGTTVLLTTQYLDEADQLADRIAVIDHGRVIAEGSPAELKSRIGGDRIDVIPHHAADLTKAAQALKSVLGGEPDVDADTRRISVRVTGHAATLPAVVRALDDAGVRLDDLALRLPTLDEVFLQLTGRTEATV, encoded by the coding sequence ATGAGTTCTGACGAGTTCGCCGTCCAAGCCGACGGCCTGCGAAAGCGGTATGGGGACAAGCTCGCCCTTGACGGCTTCGACCTGCGCGTACCCCGCGGATCCGTGTGCGGTCTGCTCGGCCCGAACGGGGCTGGGAAGACCACCTCGGTGCGCATCCTCGCCACCCTCGTCCGCCTCGACGGGGGTCAGGCGCGCGTCGGCGGGTTCGACGTGGCGACCGAGGCGCACCGGGTGCGCCGCACCATCGGGCTGGTCGGCCAGCACGCGGCGGTCGACGAGGTGCTCAGCGGCCACCAGAACCTGGTCATGTTCGCGCGCCTGCACCACCTCGACCGGCGCGCCGCGCAACGACGAGCGGTCGAACTGCTCACCAGGTTCGGCCTCGCCGATACCGGGAACAAGCCGGTCAAGTCCTACTCCGGCGGCATGCGCCGACGGCTGGACCTCGCCGCGAGCATGATCCTCGCGCCGGCCGTGCTGTTCCTCGACGAACCCACCGTCGGGCTGGATCCGCGTGGGCGCAACGAGGTCTGGGAGGCCGTGCGCGAGCTGGTCGCCGACGGCACAACGGTCCTGCTCACCACGCAGTACCTCGACGAAGCCGACCAGCTCGCCGATCGCATCGCGGTGATCGATCACGGCCGGGTCATCGCCGAGGGCAGTCCGGCCGAACTGAAGTCGCGGATCGGCGGTGACCGGATCGACGTCATCCCGCACCACGCGGCCGACCTCACCAAGGCCGCCCAGGCGCTGAAGTCCGTGCTCGGCGGCGAACCGGACGTCGACGCCGACACGCGGCGGATCAGCGTCCGCGTCACCGGGCACGCCGCGACGCTGCCCGCCGTGGTGCGCGCGCTGGACGACGCCGGAGTCCGCCTCGACGATCTCGCCCTGCGCCTGCCCACGCTCGACGAGGTCTTCCTTCAGCTCACCGGCCGGACGGAGGCAACTGTATGA
- a CDS encoding DUF4132 domain-containing protein: MLTQLEPLLPALRDAVDNPLGEPAPAKAALAVMDGEPTPLGAAALAALVAAKPITAPKKSRIERIADLWLLDHGYAFAAEAAACLPLLTAGFDAAGLHVREEIPPSRNCGLPSDPVLHRLRAHLAAASEVDYQTAVGVLAGRRHTPGQRGVAAFLAPGQAEWVAEFVSEALALGHRAPAESVLCTLGTGAQLAAVCAADTMAWALRNPRVIPTLVDGVGVVSVPVLAEWATYYGAETTKRVAEALAVLPADEAFERLLDLADLRPAREAIPVAMKRFPVRSLRVLTRRCAGRSKPARFAARLLTARVLADPEVVDEALPALDAQARAMIDRVRAERRPYPEAPEADLPRLLVVPPWAKPRAVTEQVVLDLDPGEPSVAWASGEREAWRTAQTWAFQQPGALEKAVEQLRTGVLDAHLTGQLLAHGPDEVCGPLLDRWRPSDLWFAESWLPPALARHELAALPLALHVARAIPQAAGEFLAPFAGAEVAALMADWLARLKGRAREVALNWLDRHPAAAARLLIPAALGEPGRARSAAEAAVDHLDPAIVDRAARAHGRAAATAMARFLATDPLDRLPARLPELPDWAEPAALPQLLLDGERALPVAAVRHFLTMLAMSRPGEPYAGVEVVTGLVDRGSLARFGWELFEAWQDAGSPSSHGWPLSALAWLGDDEVARRLAQVVRAWPGEGGHSRAVLGLDVLAELGTDTALMQLHAIAQKVKFKALKARATAKITEVATGLGLTAEQLADRLVPGFGLSADGKLRLDYGPRQFFVGFDEQLKPFVTDADGKRRRELPKPGVRDDAELAPAARKRFAALKKDVRTVAADQVRRLERAMVHRREWTVDEFRRLFVEHPLLWHIARRLVWLAESGAGARAFRIAEDRTFADVADNPLHLAEGDAVRIAHPVHLGETVAAWAELFADYEILQPFRQLGREVHKLTADERANNRLDRFADRTVPAGKLFALGRSGWERSAAQDNGMRPWLFRRVGEAHAVVIGLDPGIPFGLVDEFPEQRITAVWLNDRPHGELLPRVPGPCFGSLDPVTASEVLAELTELIEPVR; encoded by the coding sequence GTGCTGACCCAACTGGAACCACTCCTGCCCGCCCTGCGTGACGCAGTGGACAACCCGCTCGGCGAGCCCGCCCCGGCGAAGGCGGCGCTGGCCGTCATGGACGGTGAGCCCACTCCGCTCGGGGCCGCCGCGCTGGCCGCGCTCGTCGCCGCGAAGCCGATCACAGCCCCGAAAAAGAGCCGGATCGAGCGGATCGCCGACCTCTGGCTGCTCGATCACGGGTACGCCTTCGCCGCCGAAGCCGCCGCCTGCCTCCCGCTGCTCACCGCCGGTTTCGACGCCGCCGGTCTGCACGTGCGCGAGGAGATCCCGCCGTCGCGGAACTGCGGCCTGCCGTCGGATCCGGTGCTGCACCGGCTGCGCGCGCACCTGGCAGCGGCGTCCGAAGTGGACTATCAAACCGCCGTCGGCGTGCTGGCCGGGCGTCGGCACACTCCCGGTCAACGTGGTGTCGCCGCGTTTCTCGCGCCCGGCCAAGCGGAATGGGTGGCGGAGTTCGTGTCCGAAGCGCTCGCGCTCGGCCACCGGGCCCCGGCCGAGTCGGTGTTGTGCACGCTGGGCACCGGCGCCCAGCTGGCCGCGGTGTGCGCGGCCGACACCATGGCCTGGGCGCTGCGGAATCCGCGAGTGATCCCCACCCTGGTGGACGGGGTCGGCGTGGTGTCGGTGCCCGTGCTGGCCGAATGGGCCACCTACTACGGCGCCGAGACCACCAAGCGGGTCGCCGAGGCGCTGGCCGTGCTCCCGGCCGACGAAGCCTTCGAGCGCCTGCTCGACCTCGCCGACCTGCGCCCGGCCAGGGAGGCGATACCCGTTGCCATGAAACGGTTTCCGGTGCGTTCGCTGCGTGTGCTCACCCGGCGCTGCGCCGGGCGGTCGAAACCGGCGAGGTTCGCCGCGCGCCTGCTGACCGCGCGGGTGCTGGCCGATCCCGAGGTGGTCGACGAAGCTCTGCCCGCGCTCGACGCGCAGGCCAGGGCGATGATCGACCGGGTGCGCGCGGAACGCCGCCCGTACCCCGAGGCACCCGAGGCGGACTTGCCCCGCCTGCTCGTTGTGCCGCCGTGGGCGAAACCCCGTGCGGTCACCGAACAGGTCGTGCTCGACCTCGATCCCGGTGAACCGTCGGTAGCGTGGGCATCCGGCGAGCGCGAGGCCTGGCGCACCGCGCAGACCTGGGCCTTCCAGCAGCCCGGGGCCCTGGAGAAGGCCGTCGAGCAGCTGCGCACCGGCGTGCTGGACGCCCATCTGACCGGCCAGCTCCTCGCGCACGGCCCGGATGAAGTGTGCGGGCCGTTGCTGGACCGATGGCGGCCGTCCGATCTCTGGTTCGCCGAATCCTGGCTGCCACCCGCGCTGGCCCGCCACGAACTGGCGGCCCTGCCGCTCGCGCTGCACGTGGCCAGGGCGATTCCGCAGGCCGCGGGCGAATTCCTGGCTCCCTTCGCCGGCGCCGAAGTAGCCGCGTTGATGGCCGACTGGCTGGCCCGGCTCAAAGGACGCGCGCGTGAGGTCGCGTTGAACTGGCTCGACCGGCACCCTGCCGCCGCCGCCCGCCTGCTGATCCCGGCCGCACTGGGTGAGCCGGGCCGGGCGCGGTCCGCCGCCGAGGCCGCCGTCGACCACCTCGATCCGGCCATTGTGGACAGAGCGGCCCGGGCACACGGCCGGGCCGCGGCCACCGCGATGGCCAGGTTCCTGGCCACCGATCCACTCGACCGGCTGCCCGCCCGCCTCCCCGAACTACCCGACTGGGCCGAACCGGCCGCGCTGCCGCAACTGCTGCTCGACGGTGAACGGGCGCTGCCCGTGGCCGCGGTCCGGCACTTCCTCACCATGCTGGCGATGTCCCGTCCCGGTGAACCGTACGCGGGCGTCGAGGTGGTCACCGGCCTGGTCGACCGTGGCTCGCTGGCCCGCTTCGGCTGGGAGCTGTTCGAGGCGTGGCAGGACGCCGGCTCGCCGAGTTCGCACGGCTGGCCGCTCAGCGCGCTGGCCTGGCTCGGCGACGACGAAGTGGCGCGCCGGCTCGCGCAGGTCGTCCGCGCGTGGCCGGGCGAGGGCGGGCACAGCCGGGCCGTGCTCGGCCTGGACGTGCTGGCCGAGCTGGGCACCGACACCGCGTTGATGCAGCTGCACGCGATCGCGCAGAAGGTGAAGTTCAAGGCGCTCAAGGCCCGCGCCACCGCCAAGATCACCGAGGTGGCCACCGGGCTCGGGCTGACCGCCGAGCAACTGGCCGATCGGCTGGTGCCCGGCTTCGGCCTGTCCGCCGACGGCAAGCTCCGGCTGGACTACGGGCCGCGCCAGTTCTTCGTCGGGTTCGACGAGCAGCTCAAGCCGTTTGTCACCGACGCCGACGGCAAACGCCGCCGCGAGCTGCCCAAGCCCGGCGTCCGCGACGACGCCGAACTGGCCCCGGCCGCCAGGAAGCGGTTCGCCGCACTGAAGAAGGACGTGCGCACGGTCGCCGCCGACCAGGTCCGCCGGCTCGAACGCGCGATGGTGCACCGTCGCGAATGGACGGTCGACGAGTTCCGGCGGTTGTTCGTCGAGCATCCGCTGCTGTGGCACATCGCCCGCCGCCTGGTCTGGCTCGCCGAGTCCGGTGCCGGTGCGCGCGCCTTCCGCATCGCCGAGGACCGCACCTTCGCCGACGTCGCCGACAATCCGCTCCACCTGGCCGAAGGCGACGCCGTCCGGATAGCCCACCCGGTGCACCTCGGCGAGACCGTGGCCGCCTGGGCCGAGCTGTTCGCCGACTACGAGATCCTGCAACCGTTCCGCCAGCTCGGCCGCGAGGTCCACAAGCTGACCGCGGACGAACGCGCGAACAACCGGCTCGACCGGTTCGCCGACCGCACCGTGCCCGCCGGCAAGCTGTTCGCCCTCGGCCGGTCCGGCTGGGAGCGGTCCGCCGCGCAGGACAACGGCATGCGGCCGTGGTTGTTCCGCCGTGTCGGCGAAGCACACGCGGTGGTCATCGGCCTCGATCCCGGCATTCCGTTCGGCCTGGTCGACGAGTTCCCCGAGCAGCGGATCACCGCGGTCTGGCTGAACGACCGGCCGCACGGCGAACTGCTGCCGCGCGTGCCGGGCCCGTGCTTCGGCTCGCTCGACCCGGTGACGGCCTCCGAGGTGCTCGCCGAACTCACCGAGCTGATCGAGCCGGTCCGATGA
- a CDS encoding LmeA family phospholipid-binding protein, translated as MDGGNLFGELAGLAAALVPGTALSPAAILRTAAERVTGRRLAVRVDGRDVEFTVTELDYEADTLRLAAGKLGDVRLVAEEVSWPEVPLRRVTVLGRDVRIRSLPSITATPASVELEVRVAAEVVTGRVAELRPDLVAELAGGFARIRWAKAPRLGHLDLEPTLTGDAVVLVPRGLRVAGLRLPPRVDPISLELPEFPEGLRLTGIEVRPEELVLRLAAAQWPERLARVPLLDLLGWVLRPTG; from the coding sequence ATGGACGGCGGGAACTTGTTCGGCGAACTGGCCGGACTGGCCGCGGCGCTGGTGCCGGGAACGGCGCTCAGCCCGGCGGCGATCCTGCGCACGGCCGCGGAACGGGTGACCGGGCGTCGGCTCGCCGTGCGGGTCGACGGCCGGGACGTCGAATTCACCGTGACCGAACTGGACTACGAAGCGGACACGCTGCGGCTGGCCGCCGGCAAGCTCGGGGACGTCCGGCTGGTGGCCGAGGAAGTGAGCTGGCCGGAGGTGCCGTTGCGGCGGGTCACCGTGCTCGGCCGGGACGTCCGCATCCGGTCGCTGCCCTCGATCACCGCGACCCCGGCCTCGGTGGAGCTGGAGGTCAGGGTCGCGGCGGAGGTGGTCACCGGGCGGGTCGCGGAACTGCGCCCGGACCTGGTCGCCGAACTGGCCGGCGGGTTCGCCCGCATCCGCTGGGCGAAGGCACCGCGGCTCGGTCATCTCGACCTGGAGCCAACGCTGACCGGCGACGCGGTGGTCCTCGTCCCCCGTGGACTCCGCGTCGCCGGTCTGCGCCTGCCGCCCCGCGTCGACCCGATTTCGCTTGAGCTGCCGGAGTTTCCGGAAGGACTGCGGCTGACCGGGATCGAGGTGCGGCCGGAGGAACTCGTGCTCCGGCTCGCCGCCGCCCAGTGGCCGGAGCGGCTGGCGCGGGTGCCGCTGCTCGATCTGCTGGGCTGGGTGCTGCGGCCTACCGGCTGA